TTCGACGCGCTGGGGCTCGCCCGACCGGCGCACCTCGCGGGTCGACGTGTCTACCTCACAGTCGCCGAAGACGTAGCGCATCCACCGCCGACCCTACCCGAGGTCTCCACGAGGTCTCCACGCCGTCTCCAAGCTTGCGCCGCCCGCTGTCCGTAGCGTGCCCATCCAGACCTCGAAGGACGAGAGAACGTCACCATGACCGTCGCACCCATCCGGCGATCCCGGACCGCGGCCTCCCAGCCCGCCACCCATGACGCCATCGTCGTCGGCGCCCGTGTCGCCGGAGCCGCCACGGCCATGCTGCTGGCCCGTGCCGGCCTCCGCGTCCTGGTGCTCGACCGCGCGCGCCCTGACGCCGACACGCTCTCCACGCACGCCCTGATGCGTGGCGGCGTCCTGCAGCTGCGTCGGTGGGGACTGCTGGACGGGATCGTCGACGCAGGCACCCCGCCGATCCGACGCACGATCATCCACTACGGCGACGACGCCGAGGCCGTCGACATCAGCGCCAGGGCCGGCGTTGACGCGCTGTACAACCCGCGGCGGACACTACTGGACCCACTGCTCGTCGACGCCGCCGTCGCGGCGGGCGCAGAGGTCCGCTTCGGCGCCGACGCGCGTGCCATCCACCGCGACGGGTCCGGACGGGTGACCGGCGTCGCGTACCGCGACCGCGACGGCCGCACGCGGTCCGCCCACGCCGCCATCACGATCGGGGCCGATGGCCCACGCTCACTGATCGCGCGGACCGTCCACGCACGGGACCACATGTCCGGCCAGGGGTCGAGTGCGATGATCTACGGCTACTGGTCCGGGCTGTCGGTCGACGGCGACGAGTGGTTCTACCGGCCCGGCGTCGCCGCGGGACTCATCCCCACCAACGGCGAGCACGTCGGTGTCTGGGTGGGCACCGCCACGACGCGGTTCCGCTCCGAGTTCGAAGGTGACCTCGAGACGGTGTTCGGACGACTGCTCCGACAGGCGGCACCGGAGATCGCCGCCCGCATCCCGATCGCCCGCCACGATGGACGGCTCCGCGGACACCTCGGCGCCGCAGGCTACCTGCGGCAGCCCTGGGGTCCGGGCTGGGCACTGGTCGGAGACGCCGGCTACCTGAAGGACCCCATCACCGCGCACGGCATCACCGACGCGCTGCGCGACGCCGAGCTGCTGGCCCGTGCCATCACCGCACCGGTCGGGGACGCCGCGGACGAGCTGGGCGCCTACCAGCGCACCCGAGACGAGCTGTCGACCCGGATGTTCGCGATCACCGACGCCGTGGCCTCCTACGCCTGGGACCTGCCACGGCTGCGGGACCTGCTGATCGAACAGAGCCGCGAGATGTCCCGCGAAGCGCTTGCCATCGCCGCGCTCGACCACGAGGCCATCGCCGCCTGAAAGGACGTGAACCCCATGAGCACGACGCTGTACGCACCGCCGAAGGCAGATACCACGGCCCGCGCCTTCCTCGACGCGCTCGCCCGGCGCGACTTCGCCGCCCTGCGCGGGCTGCTCGCCGACGACCTCTGGTTCCGGATCCTGTTGCCACGACAGATGGTCGAGACGCACACCGCCGCGGAGGCCGTCGCCGCGTTCCACCAGTGGTACGGGACTGTGGCCGCGTTCGAGGTGCAGCACCTCGACCATCACACGATGGCCGGACGGGAATTCGTCGCCTACCGGTTCCGGCTCCGTCCCGCGTGGGCATCCGACCAGTGGCACCTCATCGAGCAGTCCGGCTACGTGCGGGTCCGTGACGGCCGCATCAGCCGGCTCGACCTCGTGTGCACCGGCTTCCACCCCGTCGACCCGGCGTGACAGCGCCTGGTGACGGAAGTCCGCGACGGCCCGTGGCGGTCGCCGCGCGTCGCGAGATCCGATTGCGATAGCGCACGCGCAACATCAGCCAGACGCGCGCCTGCAGCAAGCGGCGCCCGCTCGCCTCGCCAACACCGGCAGCAGGAGCTCCTCCACCGGCACGCCTGAGACGTGGGCGATCATCCGTCCTCGCCGTACGCGTCGTGGTAGTTCCACCACTGGTAGGGCGGGGTCTGCGGGTGGCCCTCGGGCGAGTCCTCCCACTCCTCCTGGCGTCCGAGCGCGGTGATGTCGAGGTAGCTCCAGGTGGTGCCCATTGCCTCGTCGCCGCGCGCGTCGACGAAGTAGGTGCGGAAGATGCGGTCGCCCTCGCGGATGAAGGCGTTGTGCCCGTGCCACTCGTCGACCCCGAAGTCCTTATCGAAGTCGTCGGTGATCGTGAACCAGGGGATGTGCTGCCATCCCATGCGCTCCTTCAAGCTCTGGATCTCTGCCTGGGGGGCGCGCGAGGCGTAGACGAGCGTCGTGTCGCGCGCGTTCAGGTGGGCGGGGTGGGCGACCTGATCGGCGCCGAACGAGCAGCCCACGCAGGCCCGCTCCGGGTACGCGCCGCCCGCCTCCGGGTACGTGGTGACTTCCGGCTCGTAGAAGGCGCGGTAGACGATCAGCTGACGGCGCCCGTCGAACAGGTCGAGCAGGCTCGCC
The sequence above is a segment of the Euzebyales bacterium genome. Coding sequences within it:
- a CDS encoding nuclear transport factor 2 family protein; the encoded protein is MSTTLYAPPKADTTARAFLDALARRDFAALRGLLADDLWFRILLPRQMVETHTAAEAVAAFHQWYGTVAAFEVQHLDHHTMAGREFVAYRFRLRPAWASDQWHLIEQSGYVRVRDGRISRLDLVCTGFHPVDPA
- a CDS encoding DUF899 domain-containing protein, which gives rise to MNLPPIVSPQEWTSAREALLVKEKELTRARDALAAERRRMPWMAVEKDYRFEGSDGQASLLDLFDGRRQLIVYRAFYEPEVTTYPEAGGAYPERACVGCSFGADQVAHPAHLNARDTTLVYASRAPQAEIQSLKERMGWQHIPWFTITDDFDKDFGVDEWHGHNAFIREGDRIFRTYFVDARGDEAMGTTWSYLDITALGRQEEWEDSPEGHPQTPPYQWWNYHDAYGEDG
- a CDS encoding NAD(P)/FAD-dependent oxidoreductase gives rise to the protein MTVAPIRRSRTAASQPATHDAIVVGARVAGAATAMLLARAGLRVLVLDRARPDADTLSTHALMRGGVLQLRRWGLLDGIVDAGTPPIRRTIIHYGDDAEAVDISARAGVDALYNPRRTLLDPLLVDAAVAAGAEVRFGADARAIHRDGSGRVTGVAYRDRDGRTRSAHAAITIGADGPRSLIARTVHARDHMSGQGSSAMIYGYWSGLSVDGDEWFYRPGVAAGLIPTNGEHVGVWVGTATTRFRSEFEGDLETVFGRLLRQAAPEIAARIPIARHDGRLRGHLGAAGYLRQPWGPGWALVGDAGYLKDPITAHGITDALRDAELLARAITAPVGDAADELGAYQRTRDELSTRMFAITDAVASYAWDLPRLRDLLIEQSREMSREALAIAALDHEAIAA